One region of Candidatus Bathyarchaeia archaeon genomic DNA includes:
- the aroD gene encoding type I 3-dehydroquinate dehydratase yields the protein MNPKVCVSISSTDTPELLGRAQRAERLSADLVEVRLDKLRSYHGLTKIARAVERPIIGTNRPLSEKGSFDRSEAERLKILMEAVEGGFQYVDLELTTSRLDRIIKTFRDRGAKIILSHHDHFRTPDSAKLTSTLVQLQKFKPDVCKIVTTAQIPEDNLTILSLLKTNHQNSPLVSFAMGRAGVWSRLLAPFYGAHFTYASLERGMETAPGQSTIAELRRIYELLGVE from the coding sequence GTGAACCCCAAAGTCTGCGTCTCAATCTCCTCAACCGACACCCCTGAGCTATTGGGAAGAGCACAGAGAGCCGAGAGACTCTCCGCAGATCTCGTAGAAGTTCGCTTGGATAAGCTCCGTAGCTACCACGGACTCACAAAGATAGCTCGGGCTGTAGAACGCCCGATCATCGGAACCAACAGGCCACTATCGGAGAAAGGATCATTCGACAGATCCGAAGCTGAACGGTTGAAGATTCTGATGGAGGCGGTGGAGGGAGGATTCCAGTACGTAGATTTGGAACTGACCACGAGCAGGCTGGACCGGATCATTAAGACGTTTAGAGACAGAGGCGCCAAGATCATACTATCTCACCATGATCACTTCAGAACCCCGGATTCTGCGAAACTTACTTCGACCCTTGTGCAGCTCCAGAAATTCAAACCGGATGTCTGCAAGATCGTCACTACCGCGCAGATTCCAGAAGACAATCTCACCATCCTCAGTCTGCTGAAAACAAACCATCAGAACTCACCGCTCGTCAGCTTTGCCATGGGACGAGCAGGAGTCTGGTCAAGACTTCTAGCCCCTTTCTACGGAGCACACTTCACCTACGCCTCACTAGAGAGAGGAATGGAAACCGCTCCTGGGCAGTCGACCATCGCGGAACTCCGCAGAATCTACGAATTGCTAGGGGTGGAATGA
- the aroE gene encoding shikimate dehydrogenase — translation MIKGDTRVHSLYGSPITHSLSPVIFNTTFEKLSLNRAYMPFEVSKDNLKNAVDAARTLGFDGFNVTMPHKTAIVEMLDRLDGGAEKSGSVNTVARTKSGFVGYNTDGEGAVRALRSYGFEPHNKKIVMIGAGGAARALVHRLSTENNTITILNRTSDKGRGLVDNATGSSRVSHGELAKNSLENCLQKTDLLVNATPVDTSTILSQLKIPINRLKDTNWVFDLVYDKPGEPVPARFGMISPLEMLVHQAALSYEVWLNETAPFALMRSSLVDYLGKDWK, via the coding sequence ATGATCAAAGGCGACACCAGGGTCCACTCACTCTACGGATCCCCGATAACACACAGCCTCAGCCCCGTCATATTCAACACGACCTTCGAGAAATTATCCCTCAACCGGGCGTACATGCCATTCGAGGTCAGCAAAGACAACCTGAAAAATGCAGTAGACGCGGCCCGCACTCTAGGCTTTGACGGCTTCAACGTCACAATGCCCCACAAGACCGCTATCGTAGAGATGCTGGACAGGCTTGACGGTGGAGCGGAGAAGAGCGGATCCGTCAATACGGTTGCCCGAACCAAGAGCGGCTTTGTAGGATATAATACTGATGGAGAGGGAGCGGTCAGAGCGCTAAGATCCTATGGCTTTGAACCCCACAACAAGAAAATAGTGATGATCGGGGCAGGAGGAGCAGCTCGAGCTCTTGTTCACCGTTTATCGACAGAAAACAACACGATCACGATTCTCAATAGAACGTCGGATAAAGGACGAGGGCTGGTCGATAACGCAACCGGCTCCAGCAGGGTTTCCCATGGCGAACTAGCCAAGAATAGTCTAGAGAACTGTCTCCAGAAGACAGACCTTCTTGTAAACGCGACACCGGTAGACACCTCGACCATTCTGTCCCAACTCAAGATCCCGATCAACAGGTTGAAAGATACAAACTGGGTCTTCGATCTCGTCTATGACAAGCCCGGCGAACCTGTTCCTGCACGTTTCGGCATGATCAGCCCGTTAGAGATGCTCGTTCACCAGGCCGCCTTGTCGTATGAAGTCTGGCTCAACGAGACGGCTCCATTTGCTCTCATGCGATCTTCCCTCGTCGACTATCTGGGGAAGGATTGGAAATGA
- a CDS encoding shikimate kinase, producing the protein MKGTGQALSHGAISILTAFSTGKGGALGVDLWTRAKVSLREGPGQISGLVSSDPSESNKLSVTVVQKTLEHLGYGRKLQGEVITSSSIPASVGLKSSSAAANAVALATVAALDEELEDDILLAIGVEASIESGVSLTGAYDDSFASYHGGGVLTDNARRKVEKILKVPRDIRILILVPPRKTLTGQLDRTRFAPIRRISELAYGEASNGHVWDALTLNGLAMSSVLGEDPRPALSAIEAGAFGAGLSGKGPAVTAIVDENSLEPVRQALEKFEGRIIEANPNFTTAIIES; encoded by the coding sequence ATGAAAGGTACCGGGCAGGCTCTTTCGCACGGAGCCATCAGCATTCTAACCGCGTTTTCAACCGGCAAAGGAGGCGCCCTAGGCGTAGACCTTTGGACCCGAGCGAAGGTCAGCCTACGAGAGGGGCCAGGCCAGATTTCCGGATTAGTATCCTCTGACCCAAGCGAATCGAACAAGCTCTCAGTCACGGTCGTCCAGAAAACCCTGGAGCATCTTGGATACGGGAGGAAGCTGCAGGGAGAGGTGATCACTTCCTCTAGCATTCCAGCTTCTGTAGGTCTCAAGAGCAGTAGCGCGGCGGCCAACGCAGTTGCGCTAGCAACTGTAGCCGCCTTGGACGAGGAGCTAGAGGATGACATCCTCCTTGCGATCGGCGTCGAGGCATCCATCGAATCCGGGGTAAGCCTCACCGGTGCATATGACGATTCTTTCGCATCATATCACGGCGGCGGAGTTCTAACCGATAACGCGCGGAGGAAGGTCGAGAAAATTCTCAAGGTTCCACGAGACATCAGAATCCTCATACTCGTTCCACCACGCAAGACCCTTACAGGACAGTTGGACCGGACAAGATTTGCGCCTATTCGACGGATCTCCGAATTAGCCTACGGTGAAGCCAGTAACGGTCACGTCTGGGATGCCCTCACTCTCAACGGTCTCGCGATGTCATCCGTCCTCGGAGAAGATCCTCGTCCAGCTCTCTCAGCTATAGAGGCGGGAGCGTTTGGGGCAGGGTTATCCGGCAAGGGCCCTGCGGTGACTGCAATAGTAGACGAGAATAGCCTGGAGCCTGTGCGGCAAGCGCTCGAGAAATTCGAGGGACGAATAATCGAAGCAAATCCGAACTTCACAACGGCGATAATCGAATCTTGA
- the aroA gene encoding 3-phosphoshikimate 1-carboxyvinyltransferase produces MRVRIKGPQAVRGKVKAPGSKAYTHRAFLASLLSEGESVIEGPLHCDDTQRTLEAIQRLGAKVIVKKTRTISSGVRRPIASNRPINCGDSGATLRFLTAISSTSLKTVRLTASSRLASRPLIPLVKAVNTLGASAKTTSDTHGFEVLTRGPLRGGEVTLRGDISSQFISGLLFAAPLAIRDVTINVKGALESRPYVNMSIDVLRKHGISIHESDEKIRIPAPQKFVPTFHHVPGDFSSAAFLIAATGIGGDEITVSGLGSKGLEPDSAILKIAPEIGLEVQQNGDALTIGRRELDGFEFDASDSPDLVPPLETIGCFADGSSEIRGVKRLVYKESNRLQSLPTELGKMGAKIHAEDDMVRIEGGGELIGSALDSHNDHRVAMACATASLGAKGESIIHGSEAVSKSYPEFFQDLARLGVQLSVE; encoded by the coding sequence TTGAGAGTTAGAATCAAGGGTCCACAAGCCGTGCGTGGAAAAGTGAAGGCCCCCGGCTCGAAGGCATACACGCACCGAGCGTTTCTAGCCTCTCTATTATCGGAGGGAGAATCGGTCATCGAAGGACCATTGCACTGTGATGATACCCAGCGAACGCTTGAAGCGATCCAACGGTTAGGAGCGAAAGTTATCGTCAAGAAGACCCGAACAATTTCTAGCGGAGTCAGGAGACCGATAGCATCTAACCGGCCTATCAACTGCGGTGACTCGGGAGCCACCCTAAGATTCCTGACCGCAATCTCGTCCACTTCCCTGAAGACGGTCAGGCTAACAGCTAGCTCAAGACTGGCCTCCCGGCCCCTGATCCCGCTTGTGAAAGCTGTCAACACGCTAGGCGCCTCCGCTAAGACAACTTCCGACACCCACGGATTCGAGGTACTGACCAGGGGACCGCTACGGGGAGGAGAAGTCACGCTTCGAGGCGACATCAGCTCACAATTCATCTCCGGACTCCTATTCGCAGCCCCACTGGCGATCCGGGACGTCACGATAAACGTCAAAGGCGCACTGGAATCGCGCCCTTACGTGAACATGTCTATTGACGTGTTAAGAAAGCATGGAATCTCCATTCACGAATCTGATGAGAAGATTAGGATTCCGGCGCCGCAAAAATTCGTGCCCACGTTTCATCATGTTCCCGGAGATTTTTCTTCTGCGGCCTTCCTCATCGCCGCGACCGGAATTGGAGGAGACGAGATCACCGTATCCGGCCTCGGCTCCAAGGGACTCGAACCCGATTCTGCAATATTGAAAATCGCCCCCGAAATCGGGCTCGAAGTCCAGCAGAATGGAGATGCTCTAACGATCGGGAGGAGAGAACTAGATGGATTCGAATTCGACGCGAGTGACAGCCCGGACCTTGTCCCGCCTCTTGAGACAATAGGATGCTTCGCGGACGGCTCATCAGAAATCAGAGGCGTAAAGAGGCTGGTTTACAAGGAATCAAACAGGCTGCAGTCCCTCCCAACAGAGTTAGGGAAGATGGGCGCCAAGATTCATGCTGAGGACGACATGGTCAGGATTGAGGGAGGCGGAGAATTGATCGGGAGTGCACTCGATTCACACAACGACCACAGAGTCGCGATGGCCTGTGCAACCGCTTCTCTCGGTGCTAAGGGAGAGTCGATAATACACGGTTCGGAAGCAGTTTCGAAATCTTACCCGGAATTCTTCCAAGACCTCGCGAGATTGGGGGTACAACTCAGTGTGGAGTAA
- the aroC gene encoding chorismate synthase, whose product MWSNSVGKAFVVTCFGESHGPVVGVTIDGCPAGLPLRVDDIQRPLDLRIPQEKEVVSARREPDIVELFSGVFQDHTTGAPVTLHIRNKDVKSSDYEPLKDVVRPGHADYPAKVKYGGFSDYRGGGRLSGRMTAAFVAAGAIAQKLLSTFAVEVLAYTQAIDGVVLDIPPSIEAVKKVTYENSMRCPDADVAEKMRQAVISAKADGDSVGGVVECTALNLPVGVGEPLFDAIDSELAKILFGIPAVKGVEFGAGFHATRIKGSENNDQYLIKEGKVVTLSNNSGGVLGGMSTGMPLLLRVAFKPPSSIGKEQQTVNVSQMEETRLGIKGRHDPCVVPKAVSVVQSMVAIGLADLMLRGGMIPRVMKS is encoded by the coding sequence GTGTGGAGTAATTCAGTCGGCAAAGCCTTCGTAGTTACCTGCTTCGGAGAGAGCCACGGTCCAGTTGTAGGTGTTACCATAGATGGTTGCCCAGCCGGACTGCCATTGAGGGTCGATGATATTCAACGGCCGCTTGACCTGAGGATCCCGCAAGAAAAGGAGGTCGTTTCTGCGCGACGAGAGCCCGACATCGTGGAACTATTCTCTGGGGTATTCCAAGACCATACAACTGGGGCTCCCGTGACTTTGCATATCAGGAACAAGGACGTGAAATCATCGGATTACGAGCCTCTGAAAGATGTGGTTCGGCCTGGACACGCGGATTATCCGGCGAAGGTGAAGTATGGAGGTTTCAGTGACTACCGAGGAGGCGGAAGACTATCAGGACGAATGACCGCCGCATTCGTAGCAGCAGGAGCCATCGCACAGAAACTCCTCTCCACCTTTGCAGTAGAAGTTCTAGCCTACACTCAAGCCATTGACGGGGTTGTGCTAGATATTCCTCCCAGCATTGAGGCTGTGAAGAAGGTCACTTATGAGAATTCGATGAGATGCCCAGACGCGGATGTCGCGGAGAAAATGCGCCAGGCAGTGATAAGCGCAAAGGCTGACGGAGACAGCGTCGGCGGAGTTGTAGAATGTACGGCACTGAACCTTCCCGTGGGCGTAGGGGAGCCACTATTCGACGCTATCGACTCCGAACTGGCCAAGATACTTTTCGGAATCCCCGCGGTCAAGGGAGTCGAATTTGGAGCCGGATTCCATGCGACCCGTATTAAGGGCTCCGAAAACAACGATCAATACTTGATCAAAGAAGGGAAAGTTGTCACTCTATCCAATAATTCTGGAGGAGTGCTAGGGGGAATGTCGACAGGAATGCCTCTACTACTACGGGTCGCCTTCAAGCCACCTTCGTCGATTGGGAAGGAGCAACAGACCGTGAACGTATCGCAGATGGAGGAAACTAGGCTCGGGATCAAAGGCCGACACGACCCGTGCGTAGTCCCCAAGGCCGTCTCCGTCGTCCAGAGTATGGTGGCAATAGGATTGGCGGATTTGATGCTCCGCGGCGGAATGATTCCTCGAGTAATGAAGAGCTAG